AAAGAAGCAGTAAATGGGTTGTGAAATATATGagtaaaacagttaaggtttcagagatgtttattttctggattaacttttcttaccaactactttaatcatgaaagattcaattcatgaaaaattatatgtgactaaactctaattccttaaacctttttagtctcctctaaccttcatcaaccgccaattccttggtcacttgactctgattagagggttaagttcaaaactaatttatgtgccacagaaatcctaattatctaaatataagatgattatatgtcacatatcctgtTAAGTacagataattagtgatttaggagaatttgttttcaagctgttgttaaGGTaaattgctttttcaaggtttacaaaaactcaattagaataaggatcatacttccgttccacccagattcataagacgaagaacgaaaataatttcTTGGAATTGAAattaatacatgaattaaaatagaaaagtaatagtatcaatccatacaataaacagagctcctaaccttaacagtggaggtttagttgctcatggtttagagagaaaacaaggattctgaaaaactgtaaaagtgcagaatgaggtaagagagaagagaagagtcctcgaagggctaaatctttttccttttatatctaatcctaattaatgtaaaatatactttctaaaactaaataatatattttcctattgtaaaataaaataaaatttaatcaaaataaataaaattgattttgtgcTGCTCCTTGGACGAATAGGAACCACCTTAGGATTAGTTGTGGCGCTAAACTTGGGATgggccaagtttggcgccaccataCCCGTATAAAATCTAACAATTACAGTGATCATGAAGTCAAATTTAGGAAATTCCAAGTTTGACTTCACTTCAACGCCATAAAATTCCTGGGGTGAGTGATCATGAAGCCAAACTTGGAATATTCCAAATTTGACTTGATGCAGTGATTCTTGAGTCGCGTGAGTGTGGCGCCAAATTTGGAATTTTCCAAGTTTGGCTTCACTGAGACCAAATGCAATGGGAGATTATAGCGCTCTTGGCGCCACTTCTTTGGATTTGTCGTGGCTCTGTTTTTTCACGTAAATTCTGTCAAATTTATTCAAAATGCTATTTGAAATAAACTAAATTATACACAATTCAAAGTAGCATTTATAAtgactaaaaaatatttaaatattgattaaacttataaatttaaatacaaattcacttaaaaaaaaaggaaaaatgctCCACGCATCACCGTTATGACTCCGCCCAAATGTATGATGCACTGCGATAATTGTTTTTGTAGTGACCGCATTATTATAGTATTAGATGCTATAGTTGATGTCTTagaaccaacttgggttggtcgagtggtcagctcattTGTTCGCTTAAACAAATGTTGGGGGTTTGAATCCCGCCTTgtacatgcagcaacccattggccagcgacaaactcttaaatagagCTCCGATCTGCGACGGATTAATCCTTTGTCTGTTGGACTGGAGGATACcatggaaaaaaaaaagttgacGTCTTAGTGTAACTTTTTATTTGCTGTAATCTGTACCGCATCATATTATGGACATCACAAGATCTAATTTTTCATCGGTGCACTGAATGCTTTTGTTTATCATCAATGTGTTCCTAATTAATATGCTCTAAACTGTCAATCTGAGATTTGGTtataagaatttgaaaaaataTAGCTAGTATGAGTAAAACATAATCTACTGGTAGACGAAACTGATCAATAGTTTTTAAAACTGGGCAGCTAGATTAGCAATATAAGCCAATAATAATTACAAATGttgaaaaattatatttattttaataatttttatttatataattgttttttaaaataattgattATATGAGAATTAATAGACTTGGATATCTTAGCTAACAATAATGGTTTTAAGACCATGTATTGGTTTTCGAATgtgtgaaaaaaatatttttaagtggTATAATTACAAAAATTGATTTGAAATAAtagtttatattatttaatatttgataCTTGAAGTTAAATTCATAAAATTAttacaatttaaaaataatacttctgtttataaatttcaaaatagtgGTTTCACTTATAAGTTTTTTCTGCTTAAAATTATTCATTTTGATTATAATctgatttaaaaaatttatggATATGATTATTTTCTGgcaaaatagaatattaaaatgTGTTCATACTATTGGTCATTCTATTGTTATGTCACCAAATAAAATTGGTGATTTCATGTCTTGCAATTAAAGGTATTACGTTGGGTTAGTTTGGATTTTGGGTAAAATGAGAATTAAACCGATTAAATTTAAATTGTGAGCGGATCTGAACTAATTAAATTCGATTTGAATTCGTTTGGTTAATTGGATATTTTAACTAAAGTAATTTTAAGATAATTTATTGTATTTGAAATATATGAAAAAATGGATTATTTTAAGTGATATAATCACAAAAAATGAGTATgaaattattatttgaattatttaatattattattttatatgtatcttagaagttagttttcttttttatactattttggacaatattataattttgttgcaattaaataaaattcacttgcctttgaaaaaaaaaattatgaatcagtCATCaagtataaatatatatttgatatcttataaaaaaattatactattGTAAATTATTTTGTTGAATGGTTTTCATCCAGGAAAACAAAAATTCCTAGAAAAGAGTTCAAAGGGGCTATCTATATGGTCTCACTAGAATTTTGGATAATTGTAATTTAATAGGACTAGTTGTTTGAGTTTCGGACACCTAACCCAACAAAGAAGTAACGTTTAAATGCGAAAGGACGTTATCTTTTTCAACCTTTGCTAGCGCCATCGCCACTCTAGGAGTCTAGGAGTATAAGTACCGAACCAATGCTAAACCAAAATTTACCACAATCGAATTAAAAGAAAAACGTTTTTTTATAAAACTGACCGGTTCGGTCGGTTTTCGATTGACGCGAtgaaaccgaaccgaaccaaactGAACGGAGGGTTAGCCTACAGTGATGGGATTTTACTATTTTGGCCCTTAACCTAGAAACAAAACCCTGGCCCTAACCTTAAGCGAGTCACGCGGCACCTCCCTccctcattttttttttgttctgaaTTCCCATCCTTCCCTCGATGTATGCTCTGAGAGAGTGAGCACTGAGCAGTCCATCCTCCATTCGACCATTCCTCCTCCTCCATCCTTCTCACGCAGGAGCAGTGGTGCCTTCGTCATCGCGAGTCCCAACCGCAGCGCTCTTCTCCGTCGCAGCCGTAGCAGAGAGCGCCAGCCGTCGTGATAAACCGAGCAGCCCTCTCCTCGCCGAGCAATAGCAGAAGTTCAAGACCTCTCCTGCAACTCAACAATGTCTTCTTCGGAGGTCAGTATATTCACCAATTTTTGGAGTAAATTTGTTGCTGTTACTGGCCCTAATTTGTTGTTGGTGGtcctaattttttatttgataataattcctaatttttggttttttgttgttgtttgagAACAGATTTTTGGTTAGAGCACTGATATAGTGATAGTTGTATCTGAATCTTTGTTAATTTGATGTTGCTGCTCCTAATCTGTTGTTGATGGTCCTAATTTTTAGTTTTCagtaaaatttgttgttattgCTGGTCCTAATTTGTTGGGATTTCTCATCTACTATACCTTCTTCGCCGGtgactctctcttctctctgtgtgtgtgtgtgctctAATTTCTAAGCTGCAAGGTTTGTATGCAAATAGCAGAATATGGcagaagaggaatcaaaaccATTGAACTTCATACCAGAGGTTATACTCAAGAAGCGAAAAAGCAACGAAGCATGGGCTCTTAGGAAAAAGGCTCAATTAGAGCGCTCCAACTTCCAACCTAACAAGAACAAGGACGCTACCATAAAAAAGCCCGAGGATTTTGTTATTCAATATCGCAACATGGTAACTCCTATCACTCTCTGTCTCTGCCAGAACATGATTCATTCTATTTCTGAGTTGCGTGATTGTTGCTATAATCATGTGTAGGAGCTGGACCTTATTAGAATGAAGCGCAGAGTAAAGAGGAAACTTCCACAGCTGAACTCAGACTCCAAGCCCTTAATTGTCATTCGGATTCACGGGTGTGTACCTCTCTCATTGTCTCTCCTTTTTGGTTATGTGAATACAAGGAAGTGTTTGTATCCTCCCTTTTGTTATTTTAGGAAAAATGATATGCATCCGAAAACAAGAAAGAATTTGTACAGCTTGGGGTTGAGAAGAGTATTCAATGCTGTCTTTTTGAAGCCATCAGATGGAGTGTTAGCCAAGTTGCAGAGGGTGGAACCATTTGTTACCTATGGGTAAGACcaacatttttttaatttgttctatAACTAGTTAAATATAAATATTTGTTATGGGGTGATTATGTTTCTAGCTGTCATTGGCAAGGGTAGCTTTATGGAGCTTCCATAAAATTTGAAGTTGAATTGGTTTTTAGCTGTGGAGTTGTATAGAATTAGGAGTGTGTTTTGTGTTGGTACCGAACTATTAAATTTGGAATTATCACTTCAAGTTAACTGCAGTTGGTTGTATTATATCTTCCATCCTGGGGCTGAAACATTTACTATTATATAATTGTATATTATGTAGTTTATTATGTCTTGATATGAATAGAATTTTTCGCTTCAATTGTAGGCATAGCAAGGTCAAATGAGTTACTTGATAACTTATATACGATATTTTGTGTTTCATATCTATTTGGTAGTTGCTTTTTTATGTTGAAGATATTTTGTACTGAAGATTTTAACTATTATTATACTACATAAGTTTTAGTTAATTATAAGTTGTTTTAATTTAACTTCAGACTTGAGACCAAGTAACTAGCTACATTGCTTGTGAGTGAACCTAAGATGCTCATGGGAGTCAGGACTACATTAATGTAAATAAAACTAGAGAAAGTTTATTAGATGAATATGATTGAAATTTCCATATGGATGTTTATGTATTGTTGATGTTAGATTGTTAGTTGGGCTTATCTGTGTTGAAGAATAAATCTTCAAATAATGGCTCAGTGTTTACTTATTACGTATAGTATCGTAAGTAATGGTTTAGCGGATGATGTTAAAATTATTCTTGATTTCTTGAAAATCTGTTTCTTTTGTAGATACCCAAATCTTAAGAGCATAAAGGAGCTAATCTACAAGAAGGGGCACATGAAAATAGAGAAGCGGAAAGTTCCGTTGACAGATAATAACATTGTTGAGCAGGTAATATATGGTGTTCCTCGTTTAACTGTGATTTCCCCCTTCATTGTATTTGCGATTAATATTCTTTTATTTGTAGGAATTGGGGAAGTATGGTATTGTATGCATAGAAGACATGGTGCATCAGATATATAATGTTGGTCCACACTTTAAGGAAGTTATCCAACTTATGTGGCCCTTCGATCTCAACAAACCAGTCGGAGGATTGACAGGATCAAAAACCCTTTTCAAGGATGGTGGAGACTCTGGGAATCGGGAGGATGTCATCAACGAATTAATCTCTAAAATGAATTAACCTTGATCATATATATTGTATCAAAATTTTGATCATGTTTTTGATGCCCCTAGGATCTTGGCTTCAAGGTATCTCATTTTCTAGTTACTATTGATATTGATGTTCTTCAGATAAATTAAGATATGttagtctttcttttcttttgctctgTGTTTTGATTACCAATTTTTTTGACTTAAATGGTGTTTAAATTTTAGAGAAGTAATATATTACTGATGATATTTCAATGTATTAGAACAAATAGATAATATCAAATGTAGATTTCATAACTAATGAGAAGTGCTGTTAGATTAATGCTGCTTGTCTCATCTTTTCTTCGGTCCTTGTCTTATCAAATCCGGTTATCtttaattaaaagaattaaaagtaataaaaaaaatttagaagatGAAATTTGAACTATGCTGGCTAATGaaacaaatataaataaatatccaAATTACATACTTNNNNNNNNNNNNNNNNNNNNNNNNNNNNNNNNNNNNNNNNNNNNNNNNNNNNNNNNNNNNNNNNNNNNNNNNNNNNNNNNNNNNNNNNNNNNNNNNNNNNNNNNNNNNNNNNNNNNNNNNNNNNNNNNNNNNNNNNNNNNNNNNNNNNNNNNNNNNNNNNNNNNNNTAATCTATCTTTATTTTTCAAgatctatttttttttcattggaaAAAGTTCCATCCCAACCCCTAGGCAAGCTGAATAAAATTAGTTATAATTCGCCTTAGCCTTAGGTGAATTTCATGCAACCCACCAAATTGGGACAGAAAAATTGGTTATAAACTTTTAGAGTGGAATCATACAATAATAGACATATAAAACTAACAGCTCCAaccacgaaaaaaaaaaaaatagccgtTTTCTCTCCGTACAACTTTCATTTTCTGTCCGTTTGAAATTTTTCCAGCCTGATGTCCGGTGCCGGAGGTCCTACGGGACCCTCTCATGAGCATCAACAAGACCAACTTAAGAGAAGTATTAAAAAGGTAAGAAAAGATGGAGAAGGTTTTACTGGCACTCAACTTCTCCTACCAAGAGATGAGGAATGGATGCGAGACAGCATGGAATTAGAGGGGAACTTTAAAGCTGAAAAATCTTTTGCCCAAATGGTAAGAGGTGGACTCACTAAAGACCAAATGGAAGAAGACATCATTGAACTTAGTAAAGAAGGAAACATAAGCAGTGAAGATGGCAAAGAAGAGAAAGAGCATCGAGAAGAGGAAACTGACACTTGCAACACAGAGAACATAAGAGTAGAGAAGACTAAAGAGGGCCTCTATAATATCGTCATTAGTGATGCACTGATGCTATTGAGAGAGAACTTTGGAAGCCATGGTGGAATACCTTAATAGTAAAGTTGATGGGTAAAAGGGTGGGATATGCTGTCAAAAGAAGGTTAGAGGCCATGTGGAACAAAAAAGGGACCGTAGACGTTATTGACTTAAGCAACGATTTTTATCTAGTCAAATTCTATGCTAGTGAGGATTTTGACTTTGCCCTCATGGAGGGGCTTTGGAAGGTTTATGACCACTACCTAACTGTCAGGCTGTGGGAGCCAAATTTTAATCCACTAAGAGCTATAATTGACAAAATCACAGCATGGGTGAGGTTACCGGGTTTGCCGATTGAGCTTTATAACGGAACCATATTGAGGAAAATAGGTAATCTTATTGGAAGAACGGTAAAGGTTGATAATAACACAGCCAATCTGTGTAGAGGAAAATTCGCCCTGCTATGTGTAGAGGTAGATCTCACCAAACCTTTGATGGGAAAGTATTTGATTAATGGAGAAGAGTACCATGTGGAGTATGAAGGAATCCACCAAATCTGTTTTATATGTGGAAGAATAGACCATGATCAACAGCATTGCAAtataagaaaagagaaagaggTGGCAGCAGGAGTGGAAAGCAGCGAACAAAgcacatatgaaaaagaagaaaatcagTATGAAAAACAAAATGAGCAAATTGCAGAAGAACCAGCAATGGAAAATAATTTGaacaaaaaagagaaaagcaagcaAATTATGATAGAGCAGAATGACAACTATGGAGCATGGATGGTAGTGCAGAGGCCAAAAAggggaaagaagaatgaagaaaccAAACAGGGAGGTGGATCAAGCAGAGCTAAAGAGAAGCAAAGCAACAAAGAAAACCAGTCCAGATATAGTGTTCTACAAGTGGAAGACTCGACACCAGAGCATGAGGAAAGGATTGAAGTAGCACAAGGAGAAGAGCAAGGAAACAACAATGATACTACAAAGGAAAACAAAACGACAAAAAGAGAAAATACAcaaacaaaaagaagaagaacgcaGAAAACAAACAGATCCAACCCAAAGGAAAAATAACAGAAGTGGATAATAGTAAAACAGGTAGTAAAGCTACAGGAAGTTCCTTGACAGCACCACAATACAAGAAATAAGGAGAAAGacaaatagaaaaaaaagcaCACAACAAAGACCACAAAGAAGTCATTCACCATGAAGAAAATTGGGTAGAGGAAAATTTCTCTTCACCAACAATAATGGAAGAAGAGATTGCACCCTCAATCCAATCCCCACCAAATGAAA
The DNA window shown above is from Arachis ipaensis cultivar K30076 chromosome B08, Araip1.1, whole genome shotgun sequence and carries:
- the LOC107613712 gene encoding 60S ribosomal protein L7-1 isoform X2 gives rise to the protein MSSSENMAEEESKPLNFIPEVILKKRKSNEAWALRKKAQLERSNFQPNKNKDATIKKPEDFVIQYRNMELDLIRMKRRVKRKLPQLNSDSKPLIVIRIHGKNDMHPKTRKNLYSLGLRRVFNAVFLKPSDGVLAKLQRVEPFVTYGYPNLKSIKELIYKKGHMKIEKRKVPLTDNNIVEQELGKYGIVCIEDMVHQIYNVGPHFKEVIQLMWPFDLNKPVGGLTGSKTLFKDGGDSGNREDVINELISKMN
- the LOC107613712 gene encoding 60S ribosomal protein L7-1 isoform X1 codes for the protein MSSSEQNMAEEESKPLNFIPEVILKKRKSNEAWALRKKAQLERSNFQPNKNKDATIKKPEDFVIQYRNMELDLIRMKRRVKRKLPQLNSDSKPLIVIRIHGKNDMHPKTRKNLYSLGLRRVFNAVFLKPSDGVLAKLQRVEPFVTYGYPNLKSIKELIYKKGHMKIEKRKVPLTDNNIVEQELGKYGIVCIEDMVHQIYNVGPHFKEVIQLMWPFDLNKPVGGLTGSKTLFKDGGDSGNREDVINELISKMN
- the LOC107613712 gene encoding 60S ribosomal protein L7-1 isoform X3, which gives rise to MAEEESKPLNFIPEVILKKRKSNEAWALRKKAQLERSNFQPNKNKDATIKKPEDFVIQYRNMELDLIRMKRRVKRKLPQLNSDSKPLIVIRIHGKNDMHPKTRKNLYSLGLRRVFNAVFLKPSDGVLAKLQRVEPFVTYGYPNLKSIKELIYKKGHMKIEKRKVPLTDNNIVEQELGKYGIVCIEDMVHQIYNVGPHFKEVIQLMWPFDLNKPVGGLTGSKTLFKDGGDSGNREDVINELISKMN
- the LOC107611257 gene encoding uncharacterized protein LOC107611257, which encodes MGKRVGYAVKRRLEAMWNKKGTVDVIDLSNDFYLVKFYASEDFDFALMEGLWKVYDHYLTVRLWEPNFNPLRAIIDKITAWVRLPGLPIELYNGTILRKIGNLIGRTVKVDNNTANLCRGKFALLCVEVDLTKPLMGKYLINGEEYHVEYEGIHQICFICGRIDHDQQHCNIRKEKEVAAGVESSEQSTYEKEENQYEKQNEQIAEEPAMENNLNKKEKSKQIMIEQNDNYGAWMVVQRPKRGKKNEETKQGGGSSRAKEKQSNKENQSRYSVLQVEDSTPEHEERIEVAQGEEQGNNNDTTKENKTTKRENTQTKRRRTQKTNRSNPKEK